One genomic region from Epinephelus fuscoguttatus linkage group LG8, E.fuscoguttatus.final_Chr_v1 encodes:
- the rbm24b gene encoding RNA-binding protein 24b isoform X1 yields the protein MMHSAQKDTTFTKIFVGGLPYHTTDSSLRKYFEVFGDIEEAVVITDRQTGKSRGYGFVTMADRASADRACKDPNPIIDGRKANVNLAYLGAKPRVIQPGEGLDHSFMSQLQDNQGFAFGVPQIHPAFIQRPYGVPAHYVYPQAFVQPSVVIPHVQPSAATATAAAATSPYLDYTGAAYAQYSAAAATAAAAAAAYEQYPYAASPAPTSYMTTAGYGYAVQQPLATAATPGAAAAAAAFSQYQPQQLQTDRMQ from the exons ATGATGCACTCGGCACAGAAAGACACCACGTTCACCAAGATCTTTGTAGGAGGTCTTCCTTATCACACAACGGACTCAAGTCTCAGGAAATATTTCGAGGTGTTTGGAGACATCGAGGAGGCTGTTGTCATCACCGATCGGCAGACGGGGAAATCCAGAGGATATGGATTT GTGACCATGGCAGACCGGGCTTCTGCTGACAGAGCCTGCAAGGACCCCAACCCCATAATAGACGGCAGGAAAGCCAATGTGAACCTGGCCTACCTGGGGGCCAAGCCCAGGGTCATACAGCCAGGTGAGGGACTGGACCACAGCTTCATGTCACAACTTCAAGATAACCAAG GATTTGCTTTTGGCGTGCCTCAAATCCATCCAGCGTTCATCCAAAGACCTTACGG AGTCCCTGCCCACTATGTCTACCCTCAGGCCTTTGTCCAACCTAGCGTGGTGATCCCTCATGTACAACCGTCTGCTGCTACagcaacagctgctgctgccacttcCCCATACCTTGACTATACTGGAGCAGCGTATGCCCAGTACTCTGcggctgctgccactgctgctgccgccgctgctgcaTATGAGCAGTATCCATATGCAGCCTCACCAGCACCAACGAGCTACATGACTACAGCAGGGTATGGATACGCTGTCCAGCAGCCGCTCGCCACTGCTGCCACCCCAGgagctgccgctgctgctgccgccttCAGCCAGTACCAACCTCAGCAGTTACAGACAGATCGCATGCAGTAA
- the rbm24b gene encoding RNA-binding protein 24b isoform X2 has protein sequence MMHSAQKDTTFTKIFVGGLPYHTTDSSLRKYFEVFGDIEEAVVITDRQTGKSRGYGFVTMADRASADRACKDPNPIIDGRKANVNLAYLGAKPRVIQPGFAFGVPQIHPAFIQRPYGVPAHYVYPQAFVQPSVVIPHVQPSAATATAAAATSPYLDYTGAAYAQYSAAAATAAAAAAAYEQYPYAASPAPTSYMTTAGYGYAVQQPLATAATPGAAAAAAAFSQYQPQQLQTDRMQ, from the exons ATGATGCACTCGGCACAGAAAGACACCACGTTCACCAAGATCTTTGTAGGAGGTCTTCCTTATCACACAACGGACTCAAGTCTCAGGAAATATTTCGAGGTGTTTGGAGACATCGAGGAGGCTGTTGTCATCACCGATCGGCAGACGGGGAAATCCAGAGGATATGGATTT GTGACCATGGCAGACCGGGCTTCTGCTGACAGAGCCTGCAAGGACCCCAACCCCATAATAGACGGCAGGAAAGCCAATGTGAACCTGGCCTACCTGGGGGCCAAGCCCAGGGTCATACAGCCAG GATTTGCTTTTGGCGTGCCTCAAATCCATCCAGCGTTCATCCAAAGACCTTACGG AGTCCCTGCCCACTATGTCTACCCTCAGGCCTTTGTCCAACCTAGCGTGGTGATCCCTCATGTACAACCGTCTGCTGCTACagcaacagctgctgctgccacttcCCCATACCTTGACTATACTGGAGCAGCGTATGCCCAGTACTCTGcggctgctgccactgctgctgccgccgctgctgcaTATGAGCAGTATCCATATGCAGCCTCACCAGCACCAACGAGCTACATGACTACAGCAGGGTATGGATACGCTGTCCAGCAGCCGCTCGCCACTGCTGCCACCCCAGgagctgccgctgctgctgccgccttCAGCCAGTACCAACCTCAGCAGTTACAGACAGATCGCATGCAGTAA